The following proteins are co-located in the Neodiprion virginianus isolate iyNeoVirg1 chromosome 6, iyNeoVirg1.1, whole genome shotgun sequence genome:
- the LOC124307270 gene encoding potassium/sodium hyperpolarization-activated cyclic nucleotide-gated channel 4-like, with translation MVLSMYALCLILPYQAAFDMDRKIRGWTQAKNLFIGFFNADIIVNLRTGYYDQTLRTVQLDSWMVAKKYMFHGTFFVDLIGSIPTDIFFLAHWNELVVLREVTSLIIIFRGFSMYSYTHRLATSYDISIGIVNIIIFIGLIFLALHWQACFHYIVPLAVESLGKPKAPDDSSWIAQNMLWGSTPQTKYRSSLFRAVAIFTCSGFNGAPPSTMEDQYLAIIFQVSSVFIMCKMVGAMMQIYKTMNSSSLKYQAMTAQLTQYIRHKQLPVENQQRFMTYHEFRYQHNYFRESEILSTVSSQISQEIGMHSCRKLVENVTFFNNLPMSLLVRIVALLRSEIFLTNDVIVRANQPGDCMYFIASGTVAIYTKSGKEVCHLEDGAHFGEIALVMPDERRVASVVAVEICELYRLERADFTRTIHPYPMLWERIKKIAMERHEKTTILNAQ, from the exons ATGGTACTATCCATGTATGCCCTTTGTTTGATTCTGCCATACCAAGCTGCCTTTGACATGGATCGGAAAATCCGTGGTTGGACCCAGgcgaaaaatttgttcatcGGTTTCTTTAACGCGGACATCATCGTGAATTTGAGGACTGG GTACTACGACCAAACTCTTCGGACAGTGCAACTGGATTCTTGGATGGTAGCAAAAAAGTACATGTTCCACGGTACTTTCTTTGTCGATTTGATCGGCTCGATACCGACGGACATATTTTTCTTGGCTCATTGGAACGAGCTGGTAGTATTGCGGGAGGTGACCTCgctgataataatattcagGGGATTTTCCATGTACTCGTATACACATAGGCTAGCCACCTCCTACGACATATCGATCGGGATTGTgaacataataatattcatcgGACTGATATTCCTGGCCCTCCACTGGCAGGCCTGCTTCCACTACATAGTACCACTAGCCGTTGAGTCTCTGGGGAAGCCGAAAGCTCCGGACGATAGCTCCTGGATTGCACAAAACATGCTCTGGGGGTCGACTCCTCAGACGAAATACCGCAGCAGCCTATTTCGCGCGGTTGCCATCTTCACTTGTTCCGGGTTCAACGGAGCTCCTCCTTCCACGATGGAGGACCAGTACTTGGCCATCATCTTCCAGGTGTCGTCGGTCTTCATTATGTGCAAGATGGTCGGCGCGATGATGCAGATATACAAGACCATGAACAGCTCGTCCCTCAAGTACCAGGCGATGACCGCCCAGCTGACTCAGTACATAAGGCACAAGCAGCTCCCTGTGGAAAACCAGCAGCGATTCATGACCTACCACGAGTTTCGCTACCAGCACAACTACTTCAGGGAGTCGGAGATCCTGAGCACGGTTTCCAGCCAGATCAGCCAGGAGATAGGGATGCACTCGTGCAGGAAGCTGGTCGAGAACGTCACCTTCTTCAACAACTTGCCGATGTCGTTGCTGGTAAGAATCGTGGCCCTTCTTCGCTCCGAGATATTCCTCACCAACGACGTGATCGTGCGGGCCAATCAGCCGGGGGACTGCATGTATTTCATCGCCTCCGGGACCGTCGCCATTTACACCAAGTCCGGGAAGGAAGTCTGCCACCTAGAGGACGGTGCTCATTTCGGAGAAATCGCTTTGGTCATGCCGGACGAACGTCGAGTCGCGAGTGTCGTTGCTGTAGAAATTTGCGAACTTTACAGGCTGGAGCGCGCCGATTTTACTCGGACTATACACCCTTACCCCATGCTTTGGGAGCGGATTAAAAAAATCGCCATGGAACGACACGAGAAGACAACGATTTTGAACGCGCAGTGA
- the LOC124307062 gene encoding leucine--tRNA ligase, cytoplasmic: MAAERKGTFKVEYLQKIERDVQKQWENAKVYEEDAPLSQRQSPDEKFLATFPFPYMNGRLHLGHTFSLSKCEFAVRYNRLLGKKVLFPFGFHCTGMPIKACADKLKREMETYGNPPKFPLDEEVVTEKIDDIVMKDKSKGKKSKAVAKAGGAKYQWQIMQSLGLNDEEIQKFSDANYWLDYFPPLAVQDLKSIGIHVDWRRMFITTDANPFFDSFVRWQFQHLKARNKVKYGKRYTVFSPKDNQPCMDHDRSSGEGVGPQEYTLIKMKLLESYPAALKVVQSKPVYLVAATLRPETMYGQTNCWIRPDMRYVAYSLANGDIYISTERAARNLSYQGFTKTEGKIDIVAQLSGQDILGLPLHAPLSSNEVIYTLPMLTIKEDKGTGIVTSVPSDSPDDYAALVDLKKKQPFREKYGITDNMVLPYDPIPIIQVPEFGNLSAVTVYDQLKIQSQNDKEKLLTAKEMVYLKGFYDGVLLVGEYKGKKIQDVKKDLQKKLVDAKDAVVYYEPEKTIISRSNDECVVALCNQWYLDYGEANWKKQAEQALENLETFHDEVRKNFTACLNWLHEYACSRTYGLGTKLPWDEYWLIESLSDSTIYMAYYTVAHLIQGGTFKGDKPNALGIKAEEMTPEVWDYIFFKDAKLPHGSIKKEALDKMRREFQYWYPVDLRVSGKDLVQNHLTFFIYNHTAIWPDQPELWPKGIRANGHLLLNSAKMSKSDGNFLTLTDAVRKFSADGMRLCLADSGDSVEDANFVESTADAGILRLYTYIEWIKEIMVSKNTFRKGEPNTFNDRVFQSEMNMKILETKENYHKMLYKEALRTGFYEFQAARDKYLQLTLSDGINLTLIMKFIEIQTILMAPICPHVAEHVWTLIEKKDSILNARWPMAGPIDEILVKSSQYLMEAAHTFRIHLKNQLTVKKPAKGKAAPSPPEIPTFGTIWVAKTFPPWQSTVLTSMKQLFEKNGGKLPDNKVISTELSTKTELKKYMKRVMPFVQATREKMDTLGVSALNLTLDFDEVDVLTINQDYLRSTLDLEKIEIKYSDEAPEKTKEECCPGAPYISFSTRPGLPVTVVNPQKCNSLFTKIIKLSDGDRAVDVSARIAKDNKLIKDATSVRLYRYEDSILGPRTISKVDDILNGKILVPPTAVFSVNLDTGTVKLDVEGKKYPTGLDLLYVVE, translated from the exons ATG gCAGCGGAAAGAAAAGGTACCTTTAAGGTTGAGTACCTGCAGAAGATTGAAAGAGATGTCCAAAAGCAATGGGAAAATGCTAAGGTATACGAAGAAGATGCTCCATTGTCTCAAAGACAATCGCCAGATGAAAAGTTCTTGGCTACTTTTCCATTTCCATACATGAATGGACGTCTTCATCTGGGGCACACTTTCTCTCTGTCCAAATGCGAG TTCGCAGTTCGCTACAATCGTCTCTTGGGCAAAAAGGTTTTGTTTCCATTTGGATTTCATTGCACAGGCATGCCTATAAAAGCTTGCGCTGACAAACTTAAGAGAGAAATGGAAACGTATGGAAACCCACCAAAGTTTCCACTCGACGAAGAAGTCGTTACTGAAAAGATTGACGATATTGTCATGAAGGATaaaagtaaaggaaaaaag AGCAAAGCTGTAGCCAAAGCAGGTGGCGCGAAATATCAGTGGCAGATTATGCAGAGCCTTGGATTAAATGATGAGgaaatccaaaaattttcagatgcCAATTATTGGTTGGATTACTTTCCACCGCTGGCTGTGCAGGACTTGAAATCGATCGGAATACAC GTAGACTGGCGACGCATGTTCATAACAACCGATGCGAATCCGTTCTTCGATTCTTTCGTTAGATGGCAGTTCCAACATCTAAAAGCGAGAAACAAAGTGAAGTATGGAAAGCGGTACACAGTATTCTCACCCAAGGACAATCAGCCATGTATGGACCATGACAGATCCTCTGGAGAAGGCGTCGGACCACAGGAATACACCCTAATCAAAATGAAACTACTCGAATCATATCCTGCCGCACTTAA AGTTGTTCAGAGTAAGCCTGTCTATCTAGTCGCCGCTACACTGAGACCGGAGACTATGTACGGTCAAACAAATTGCTGGATTCGCCCGGACATGCGGTACGTTGCTTACAGCTTAGCAAATGGGGACATTTATATCTCTACAGAGAGAGCTGCACGCAATCTGTCTTATCAAGGCTTTACAAAAACCGAGGGTAAAATAGACATTGTTGCTCAATTGAGCGGACAG GATATTCTTGGCCTTCCACTTCATGCGCCTTTATCCAGCAACGAAGTGATATACACTCTACCCATGCTTACTATAAAAGAGGACAAAGGTACGGGTATCGTGACATCAGTTCCCAGTGATTCTCCGGATGATTACGCGGCACTTGTAGATCTGAAAAAGAAGCAACCCTTTAGAGAAAAGTATGGCATCACAGACAATATGGTGCTACCTTATGATCCT ATACCAATAATTCAAGTCCCTGAATTTGGAAATCTTTCCGCTGTAACGGTTTATGACCAACTGAAAATCCAGTCTCAAAATGATAAAGAGAAGCTTCTGACTGCCAAAGAAATGGTATATCTCAAAGGTTTTTACGACGGTGTGCTTTTGGTAGGTGAATACAAAGGGAAGAAAATTCAAGACGTTAAAAAGGACTTACAGAAGAAACTCGTTGACGCCAAAGATGCAGTGGTATACTATGAACCTGAAAAAACGATAATATCAAGGTCAAACGACGAATGTGTTGTCGCTTTGTGTAACCAGTGGTACCTAGACTATGGCGAAGCAAACTGGAAAAAGCAGGCTGAACAAGCTTTAGAAAACTTGGAAACTTTCCATGATGAAGTTAGGAAGAATTTCACTGCATGTCTGAATTGGCTGCATGAATATGCCTGCTCTCGAACTTATGGATTAG GTACTAAACTGCCCTGGGATGAATACTGGCTCATTGAGTCTCTGTCAGACTCAACTATCTACATGGCGTACTATACAGTAGCACATTTGATACAAGGCGGAACATTCAAAGGGGATAAACCCAATGCTCTTGGTATAAA GGCTGAAGAAATGACTCCGGAAGTCTGggattacatatttttcaaagatgcTAAGTTGCCACATGGATCTATAAAGAAAGAAGCGCTAGATAAAATGCGACGAGAGTTCCAGTATTGGTATCCTGTCGACCTACGTGTTTCTGGAAAAGATTTGGTCCAAAATCATCTTACCTTCTTTATTTATAACCATACCGCTATTTGGCCGGATCAACCCGAATTATGGCCTAAAGGCATAAGGGCGAATGGACATCTACTTCTTAATTCAGCTAAA ATGTCTAAATCGGATGGAAATTTCCTTACATTGACTGACGCAGTGCGTAAGTTCTCTGCAGATGGTATGCGGCTCTGTTTGGCCGACTCCGGTGACTCTGTAGAAGATGCGAACTTTGTCGAAAGCACCGCTGATGCAGGAATCCTCAGgctttatacgtatattgagTGGATCAAAGAAATTATGGTCTCAAAGAATACGTTCAGAAAAGGGGAGCCTAATACTTTCAATGATCGAGTCTTCCAGAG TGAAATGAATATGAAGATACTTGAGACCAAGGAAAACTATCACAAGATGCTGTACAAAGAAGCACTTCGAACTGGATTCTATGAATTTCAGGCAGCGAGAGATAAATATCTGCAACTTACTCTGTCAGATGGAATTAATCTGACACTTATAATGAAGTTCATTGAAATCCAAACCATTCTAATGGCTCCCATTTGTCCGCACGTTGCCGAGCATGTTTGGACCTTGATTGAGAAG AAAGACAGTATTTTGAACGCCCGTTGGCCTATGGCTGGTCCGATTGATGAAATCTTGGTGAAATCTTCACAATACCTAATGGAAGCCGCACATACTTTCAGAATCCATCTAAAAAATCAACTTACCGTGAAAAAGCCTGCTAAAGGGAAGGCTGCTCCTTCTCCTCCTGAAATACCTACTTTTGGTACGATTTGGGTGGCAAAAACATTTCCGCCGTGGCAGAGCACTGTTCTCACGAGCATGAAACAATTATTCGAG AAGAATGGAGGGAAACTACCGGACAACAAAGTAATTTCTACGGAACTCAGTACCAAAACAGAGCTCAAGAAATACATGAAAAGAGTAATGCCTTTTGTGCAAGcaacaagagaaaaaatggATACACTTGGTGTATCAGCTTTGAATCTAACACTTGACTTCGATGAAGTTGATGTGTTGACGATAAATCAAGATTATCTTCGAAGTACTCTAGAC ttggaaaaaattgaaatcaaatacTCCGACGAGGCTCccgaaaaaacgaaagaagaatGCTGTCCTGGTGCACCGTATATAAGTTTCTCTACAAGACCAGGCCTTCCCGTTACCGTGGTGAATCCACAAAAGTGTAATAGCCTGTTTACCAAGATCATAAAACTCTCCGACGGAGACAGAGCAGTTGATGTCTCAGCGCGAATAGCTAAggataataaattgataaaag ATGCTACTTCAGTTCGCTTATACCGTTACGAAGATTCGATACTGGGGCCTAGAACTATATCAAAAGTCGACGATATACTGAATGGCAAAATCCTTGTTCCTCCAACCGCAGTTTTTAGTGTGAATTTAGATACTGGTACCGTAAAACTTGAcgtagaaggaaaaaaatacccaACTGGGCTAGATTTATTATACGTTGTAGAATAG